A region of Paenibacillus sp. 37 DNA encodes the following proteins:
- a CDS encoding carbohydrate ABC transporter permease codes for MSVQSSKWSQIILNVIMIIFSLMCLLPFWLLFSASITDDMEIIKNGYSFLPKEITFSAYSYIFSGSLDIMHSYGVTFLVTIIGTVTGLTLSAMLAYPLSRAEMPFKNGLAFFVFFTMLFNGGLVPTYLLYTQVFHIKNTIWALIIPSLLMNAFYIILMRTFFATSIPKALIESAQIDGAKEWRIFFRIVLPLSTPVLGTVGLFYTLTYWNDWNNGLIYITESRLYSLQNLLYRILQDIQFLQTSTQINGKGDELAANIPLASMRMAIACIGVVPLLAVFPFFQRFFVKGLTIGSVKG; via the coding sequence TTGTCAGTGCAATCCAGCAAATGGAGTCAAATCATTCTCAACGTAATCATGATCATATTTTCACTAATGTGCTTGCTGCCCTTTTGGTTGTTATTCTCGGCGTCAATAACGGATGACATGGAAATTATCAAAAATGGCTATTCATTTCTACCGAAAGAAATCACATTTTCAGCATATTCTTATATATTCAGCGGATCTCTCGATATTATGCATTCTTATGGTGTTACGTTTCTGGTGACCATTATAGGGACTGTTACGGGATTAACGCTGTCAGCGATGTTGGCTTATCCGCTCTCCCGGGCAGAGATGCCTTTCAAGAATGGACTAGCTTTCTTCGTATTTTTTACCATGCTGTTTAACGGCGGACTTGTTCCCACGTATCTGCTCTACACACAAGTTTTTCATATCAAAAATACGATATGGGCACTAATTATCCCAAGTTTGCTCATGAACGCATTTTACATTATTTTAATGCGGACCTTTTTTGCCACCTCTATTCCCAAAGCGTTAATCGAATCAGCTCAGATTGATGGAGCGAAAGAATGGAGAATCTTCTTTCGAATTGTCCTTCCACTATCAACTCCTGTATTAGGGACGGTCGGGTTATTTTACACATTAACATATTGGAATGATTGGAATAATGGCTTGATCTATATCACGGAGAGTCGGCTCTACAGTTTGCAAAACCTGTTGTATCGTATTCTCCAGGATATACAATTTTTGCAAACGTCCACCCAAATAAACGGCAAAGGTGATGAATTGGCAGCGAACATTCCATTAGCATCCATGCGTATGGCTATAGCTTGTATAGGGGTTGTGCCCTTGTTGGCTGTCTTTCCTTTCTTCCAAAGATTTTTCGTGAAAGGTCTGACCATCGGTTCTGTAAAAGGATAA
- a CDS encoding response regulator, with protein MYRLLIVDDEMFIADGIKSSVSWERLGFADVLVAYNLRQAKEVFETYSIDLMICDIEMPQGSGLELVEWVRASSTQTECIFLTAHPNFDYAKKAIQLGSFEYLLKPIPKEELKDAVIRAIEKIRKDKEGAHFKRVTFWKDVLSQAIPSIPEQLNNMIRKLELPYLVSKPILPILIWLQHWDKSFNSRDIQILKYALKNALEESFIQENPSELLWINDEVILVIIPNLNGDQEELQRIRRKIKIHSESFVKACNTYFYCHPSCYIGNTAFLHEFRPMVETLIAFQKDYVNFTDRALFLDDYKIKDLPIPMPPFKIWSEMFKRGDHKKLIEESWGFLERWRKIEGLDAKWITHFYQSFMQMIMTALEQLGFRADEITQLSPARIQAATRSVKDLQEWMLGVLEAAYVHIKTGQGESVVEKTKKYIALHIEEELSRQCIADYIGLSPDYVVKVFKKETGDSINDYILKERIHMAKEMLANTDMTITSIAMSVGFSNNFPYFSTIFKKNVLMTPQEYRKSYRKKL; from the coding sequence ATGTATAGACTCTTAATTGTGGATGATGAAATGTTTATTGCGGACGGCATCAAATCGAGCGTAAGCTGGGAGCGCCTCGGCTTTGCTGATGTACTCGTGGCGTATAACCTGCGGCAGGCTAAAGAAGTATTTGAAACCTACTCCATTGATCTGATGATATGTGATATTGAGATGCCTCAAGGAAGCGGGCTCGAACTGGTTGAATGGGTGAGGGCGTCCTCTACGCAGACGGAGTGTATTTTTTTAACGGCCCATCCGAATTTTGATTATGCTAAAAAAGCCATTCAGCTTGGGAGCTTTGAATATCTGTTAAAGCCCATTCCCAAAGAGGAGCTGAAAGATGCTGTGATTAGAGCGATAGAAAAAATTAGAAAAGATAAAGAAGGGGCGCACTTCAAAAGAGTAACTTTCTGGAAAGATGTGCTCAGTCAAGCGATTCCTTCTATTCCGGAGCAATTAAATAATATGATTCGGAAGCTTGAACTGCCTTATCTGGTTTCCAAGCCTATACTGCCAATACTTATTTGGCTCCAGCACTGGGATAAATCTTTCAACTCTCGGGATATTCAAATATTGAAATATGCTCTGAAAAATGCGCTGGAAGAATCGTTTATTCAAGAAAATCCTTCTGAATTGTTATGGATAAACGATGAAGTGATCTTGGTGATTATACCGAATCTAAATGGGGATCAGGAAGAGTTACAGCGAATAAGAAGAAAAATAAAAATACATTCTGAGTCTTTTGTGAAGGCATGCAATACATACTTCTATTGTCATCCTTCATGCTATATCGGCAATACTGCATTCTTACATGAATTTAGGCCTATGGTTGAAACCTTAATTGCATTTCAAAAGGATTATGTTAATTTTACTGACCGTGCATTATTTTTGGATGATTATAAAATAAAGGACTTACCGATTCCTATGCCACCGTTCAAAATATGGTCGGAGATGTTCAAACGCGGTGATCATAAAAAGCTCATTGAAGAATCCTGGGGATTTCTGGAACGTTGGAGGAAAATTGAGGGCCTTGATGCAAAGTGGATCACTCATTTTTATCAAAGCTTTATGCAAATGATCATGACAGCCTTGGAGCAATTAGGCTTCCGGGCTGATGAGATAACGCAGTTGTCTCCGGCGCGAATTCAAGCTGCTACACGCTCAGTGAAGGATTTGCAAGAGTGGATGTTGGGTGTTTTAGAAGCTGCATATGTTCATATCAAGACAGGACAAGGAGAAAGTGTCGTTGAAAAAACAAAAAAATATATTGCACTTCATATTGAGGAAGAACTATCCCGACAATGTATAGCCGATTATATCGGGCTTAGTCCTGACTATGTTGTGAAGGTTTTTAAAAAGGAAACAGGCGATTCGATCAATGATTATATTCTAAAAGAACGGATTCATATGGCAAAAGAAATGCTGGCTAACACCGATATGACGATTACTAGTATTGCAATGTCTGTTGGATTCTCAAATAATTTCCCTTATTTTTCTACAATATTCAAGAAAAATGTCCTGATGACACCCCAAGAATATCGAAAAAGTTATCGCAAAAAATTGTGA
- a CDS encoding ABC transporter permease: protein MLQVDQPPSKKKNSKLVLELKKVVKYRALVLMALPGLLYLFINNYLPMFGVVIAFKDYNFMKGITGSDWVGFKNFEYLFKTKDAYIITRNTILYNGAFIILTTIMGIGTAIILNEIRKRFLTKVYQTLILLPYLISMVIVSYLGLAFLDVENGFINKSILPFLGLDTISWYSEPKYWPWILTFVHLWKSIGNSCIIYYAAIIGIDHEYYEAAKIDGATKWHQIRSITIPAIMPYVSIMTLLAVGRIFYSDFGLFYQVPLNQGALTTVTSTIDTYVFRALMNLGDIGMSSAAGLYQAVVGFILVLLSNAIVSRRNKENALF from the coding sequence ATGCTTCAGGTGGATCAACCCCCGAGCAAAAAGAAAAATTCAAAATTGGTTCTGGAGCTGAAGAAGGTAGTAAAATACCGAGCACTAGTATTAATGGCGTTGCCTGGCTTGCTGTACCTGTTTATCAACAACTATTTGCCTATGTTTGGAGTAGTCATTGCATTTAAGGATTACAACTTTATGAAAGGGATAACAGGTAGTGACTGGGTAGGTTTCAAAAATTTCGAATACCTTTTCAAAACAAAGGATGCGTATATAATCACCAGAAATACCATCTTGTACAATGGAGCATTTATTATTCTGACTACGATTATGGGGATCGGGACAGCGATTATTCTTAATGAAATTAGAAAGCGCTTTCTAACCAAAGTGTATCAGACTCTCATTTTATTGCCTTATTTGATTTCCATGGTTATCGTTTCCTATTTGGGTTTGGCCTTCCTTGATGTCGAGAACGGATTCATAAACAAAAGTATACTTCCTTTTTTGGGTCTGGATACGATCTCTTGGTACAGTGAACCGAAATATTGGCCTTGGATTCTTACCTTCGTGCATCTATGGAAAAGTATAGGCAACTCTTGCATTATCTATTATGCCGCTATCATCGGTATCGATCACGAATATTACGAAGCTGCAAAAATAGATGGGGCAACAAAATGGCATCAAATCAGGAGCATTACAATTCCGGCTATCATGCCATACGTTTCCATTATGACTTTGCTTGCTGTCGGGCGAATTTTTTATTCGGATTTCGGTTTGTTCTATCAAGTACCCCTCAACCAAGGAGCACTGACAACTGTCACAAGCACTATAGATACCTATGTTTTCCGTGCATTAATGAATTTGGGTGATATTGGGATGTCCTCTGCAGCAGGATTATACCAAGCTGTCGTCGGTTTTATTCTCGTCCTGTTATCTAACGCCATAGTAAGCAGAAGAAACAAAGAGAATGCATTATTTTAG